From a single Bacillus sp. NEB1478 genomic region:
- the ilvD gene encoding dihydroxy-acid dehydratase, whose amino-acid sequence MRSNMIKQGIDRAPHRSLLHAAGVAPEDMDKPFIGVCNSYVDIIPGHMHLNKVGEMVKEAIREAGGIPFEFNTIGVDDGIAMGHIGMRYSLPSREVIADAAETVINAHWFDGVFYIPNCDKITPGMLMAAVRTNVPAVFVSGGPMEAGKSQDGKNLSLVSVFEGVGSHLAGKMSREELLELETSACPTCGSCSGMFTANSMNSIMEMLGITLPGNGTIVATSEERKNLNREAANHLMQLIKDDIRPRDIITKEAIDDAFALDMAMGGSTNTVLHMLAIANEAEIDYELSEVNEIAKRIPYLSKISPASDYSMQDVHRAGGVSAIINELCKIDGAIHNDRITISGQTLEERVQHSEIEDDDVIRRKENAYSPVGGLSILYGNIAPDGCVIKVGAVDPSIKTFNGEAICYESQDEAIQGINNGEVREGHVVVIRYEGPKGGPGMPEMLTPTSAIAGRGLSTKVALVTDGRFSGASRGISIGHISPEAAQGGPIAMVDNGDAIFIDLEKRTIQVLLTAEEMEERKKNWVQPEPKIKKGYLARYAALVTSANTGGILKV is encoded by the coding sequence ATGCGCAGTAATATGATCAAACAAGGGATCGATAGAGCTCCGCACAGAAGTCTTCTTCATGCAGCGGGTGTTGCACCAGAGGATATGGATAAACCGTTTATTGGTGTATGTAATTCTTATGTTGATATTATTCCGGGGCATATGCATTTAAATAAAGTAGGCGAGATGGTTAAAGAAGCCATTCGAGAAGCAGGCGGAATACCATTTGAATTTAATACGATTGGTGTAGATGACGGGATTGCAATGGGTCATATAGGGATGAGGTATTCACTTCCGAGCAGAGAAGTGATCGCTGATGCTGCGGAAACCGTCATCAACGCACATTGGTTTGATGGAGTCTTCTATATACCGAACTGTGACAAGATTACCCCCGGAATGCTGATGGCAGCTGTCCGCACGAACGTACCAGCTGTATTTGTATCTGGAGGTCCCATGGAAGCAGGAAAATCACAAGATGGAAAAAACCTTTCACTCGTTTCTGTTTTTGAAGGAGTCGGTTCTCATCTAGCAGGAAAAATGTCTAGAGAAGAACTGCTCGAACTCGAAACAAGTGCCTGCCCAACATGCGGATCTTGTTCAGGAATGTTTACAGCAAATAGCATGAACTCCATTATGGAAATGCTGGGTATAACATTGCCTGGAAATGGTACGATAGTCGCAACCTCAGAAGAACGGAAAAATTTAAATCGAGAAGCGGCCAATCATCTCATGCAGCTCATCAAAGATGATATTCGTCCAAGAGATATTATTACAAAAGAAGCAATCGACGATGCATTTGCTTTAGACATGGCAATGGGAGGGTCGACTAATACAGTCCTTCACATGCTTGCCATAGCTAATGAAGCTGAAATTGATTATGAACTTTCAGAAGTTAACGAAATCGCTAAAAGAATCCCTTATTTATCCAAAATAAGTCCTGCTTCCGATTACTCCATGCAGGATGTCCATCGGGCTGGAGGCGTTAGCGCCATAATCAATGAGCTTTGTAAAATTGATGGGGCTATCCATAACGACCGAATAACCATTTCCGGTCAGACTCTTGAAGAACGTGTACAGCATAGTGAAATAGAAGATGATGATGTAATCAGGAGAAAAGAAAATGCGTATTCTCCTGTAGGAGGTTTATCCATTTTATATGGAAATATAGCTCCTGATGGCTGTGTAATCAAAGTAGGTGCGGTTGATCCATCCATTAAAACATTCAATGGAGAAGCTATTTGTTACGAATCACAGGATGAAGCGATTCAAGGCATTAATAATGGTGAAGTTAGGGAAGGTCATGTAGTTGTCATTCGATATGAAGGACCAAAAGGCGGACCTGGAATGCCGGAAATGTTAACTCCAACATCAGCTATTGCAGGAAGAGGTTTAAGTACAAAAGTGGCACTCGTTACTGACGGCCGTTTTTCAGGGGCTTCCAGAGGGATTTCTATTGGTCATATCTCTCCAGAAGCAGCCCAGGGCGGACCGATCGCGATGGTTGATAATGGAGACGCCATTTTTATTGATTTAGAAAAGAGAACCATACAAGTGCTTTTAACTGCAGAAGAAATGGAAGAAAGAAAGAAAAATTGGGTTCAGCCAGAACCTAAGATTAAAAAAGGTTATTTAGCAAGGTATGCAGCGTTAGTTACATCAGCAAATACTGGTGGGATTTTAAAAGTTTAA